The Parafrankia irregularis genome window below encodes:
- a CDS encoding ABC transporter ATP-binding protein — MAGIRIEGLTRQFGSVHAVEDISMEIADGDFLVLLGPSGCGKTTLLRMIAGLIEPTAGRVLLGDTDITYAPARDRDLAMVFQSYALYPHLTVERNIGFPLRAARLPKREIAERVREVAGQLELTALLGRHPKELSGGQRQRVALGRALVRKPQAFLMDEPLSNLDAKLRTATRTELSALHHRLRSTFVYVTHDQVEAMTMATRVALLDGGRLEQIGTPTEVYDNPASVFVAGFLGSPPMNLLSARISERAARLRVAATDLEIPLWAGSDAARDVTVGLRPEHLRVVRDADGSAAPADTATPAGSSAPAESAERARLRGVVTGVENLGGEEVAWCEIGGQPVALRGPRPVGLRRGDAVTLTVDLGQVHLFDRTSGRRLAWQPTPDDASPRHTPSTRHTPSTRHLPQRPVAAAV, encoded by the coding sequence GTGGCTGGGATCAGGATCGAGGGCCTTACCAGGCAGTTCGGGTCCGTTCACGCTGTCGAGGACATCTCGATGGAGATCGCCGATGGCGACTTCCTGGTGCTGCTCGGACCGAGCGGATGCGGCAAGACGACCCTGCTCCGGATGATCGCCGGCCTGATCGAGCCGACGGCGGGGCGCGTTCTGCTGGGAGACACCGACATCACCTACGCGCCAGCGCGGGACCGTGACCTGGCCATGGTGTTCCAGAGCTACGCGCTCTACCCCCATCTCACCGTCGAACGGAACATCGGCTTCCCGCTGCGCGCGGCCCGGCTGCCGAAACGGGAGATCGCCGAGCGGGTCCGCGAGGTCGCCGGCCAGCTGGAGCTCACCGCGCTACTGGGGCGACATCCCAAAGAGCTCTCCGGTGGGCAGCGGCAGCGAGTCGCCCTCGGCCGCGCGCTGGTGCGCAAACCGCAGGCGTTCCTCATGGACGAGCCGCTGTCCAACCTCGACGCCAAACTACGCACCGCGACCCGGACCGAGCTGTCGGCGCTGCACCACCGGCTCCGGTCGACGTTCGTCTACGTCACGCACGACCAGGTCGAGGCCATGACGATGGCGACCAGGGTCGCGCTGCTCGACGGCGGACGTCTCGAGCAGATCGGCACCCCGACCGAGGTGTACGACAATCCCGCCTCGGTGTTCGTCGCGGGCTTCCTCGGCTCACCGCCGATGAACCTGCTCTCGGCCCGGATCTCCGAACGCGCCGCCCGGCTGCGCGTGGCGGCCACGGACCTGGAGATCCCACTGTGGGCCGGCTCGGACGCCGCCCGGGACGTGACAGTCGGCCTGCGCCCGGAACACCTGCGGGTCGTCCGCGACGCCGATGGCTCGGCTGCGCCCGCCGACACAGCTACGCCAGCCGGGTCGAGCGCGCCGGCCGAATCGGCCGAGCGGGCACGGCTGCGGGGGGTCGTCACCGGCGTCGAGAACCTCGGCGGTGAGGAAGTCGCGTGGTGTGAGATCGGCGGTCAGCCGGTCGCGCTGCGCGGGCCGCGCCCGGTCGGGTTGCGCCGGGGCGACGCCGTCACGCTCACCGTCGACCTCGGCCAGGTGCACCTCTTCGACCGCACCAGCGGCCGCCGCCTCGCCTGGCAGCCCACCCCGGACGACGCCAGCCCGCGGCACACGCCGAGTACACGGCACACGCCGAGTACACGGCACCTGCCGCAGCGGCCCGTCGCCGCCGCGGTCTGA
- a CDS encoding metallophosphoesterase has translation MFLIPEPQKLTHTVIQISDTHIVPEGSLMMGKVDTHANLVAALEQVEKSGVQVDALLLTGDLADKGELDAYRRLRDTVEPVAERIGAPVLYVMGNHDSRGPFREGLLGAEPTADTPHDYVHWAGDLRIIVLDSTEPDEHAGLLSDAQLGWLADELATAAPAGTVLALHHPPVPSPVEMLNGMILSQSAELADVLRGSDVKIVVCGHAHHASAGSIGGVPVWVAGATAYSARTLGPADQFAGLTGGFYTRLDVFPLGAVATSVPVDPGAAVYEMNLADMAELAEEYGLTSA, from the coding sequence ATGTTCCTGATTCCCGAGCCGCAGAAGCTCACCCACACCGTGATCCAGATCAGCGACACCCACATCGTGCCCGAGGGCTCGCTGATGATGGGCAAGGTCGACACCCACGCCAACCTGGTCGCCGCGCTGGAGCAGGTGGAGAAGTCCGGCGTCCAGGTGGACGCACTGCTGCTCACCGGCGACCTCGCCGACAAGGGCGAGCTCGACGCCTACCGCCGTCTGCGGGACACCGTCGAGCCCGTCGCCGAGCGGATCGGCGCGCCGGTGCTCTACGTGATGGGCAACCACGACAGCCGCGGGCCGTTCCGCGAAGGGCTGCTCGGCGCCGAGCCGACCGCCGACACCCCGCACGACTACGTGCACTGGGCGGGTGACCTGCGCATCATCGTTCTCGACAGCACCGAGCCGGACGAGCACGCCGGCCTGCTCTCCGACGCGCAGCTGGGCTGGCTCGCCGACGAGCTCGCCACCGCCGCGCCCGCGGGCACGGTGCTCGCCCTGCACCACCCGCCGGTGCCCTCGCCCGTCGAGATGCTCAACGGGATGATCCTCAGCCAGTCGGCCGAGCTCGCCGACGTCCTGCGCGGCAGCGACGTCAAGATCGTGGTCTGCGGGCACGCGCACCACGCCTCCGCCGGGAGCATCGGCGGGGTGCCGGTGTGGGTCGCCGGCGCGACCGCCTACAGTGCGCGCACCCTTGGCCCCGCCGACCAGTTCGCCGGCCTGACCGGCGGTTTCTACACCCGGCTGGACGTCTTCCCGCTCGGTGCCGTCGCGACCTCGGTGCCGGTCGACCCGGGTGCCGCGGTCTACGAGATGAACCTGGCCGACATGGCCGAGCTTGCCGAGGAGTACGGGCTCACCTCCGCCTGA
- a CDS encoding tyrosine-protein phosphatase yields the protein MTIDTVGNTEVAESTETVEVAESTEVTESAESAESAESARRGLELPGSVNLRDVGGYRAADGRRVRWRTLLRCGAMHALTDTARARFAQLGLRSVVDLREAGERAQEPDALGQLPARSVWVPIYTVPPADAAPTDAASATAQANTAQAAAATPGAAAAAGANAAMDVLRGAGAAVSLQAIYDFAVDNRGDRLTAAVLALAEPGALPGIVHCSAGKDRTGMVVAMVLDLCGVPDETIAADFALTARYLREEAIAAVRQLAGAGAGAGPGDLPTDVMACPPQLILDTLARIRARHGDVRGYLLAHGATPQALDRLVEALLTDDNR from the coding sequence ATGACCATCGACACCGTTGGGAACACCGAGGTCGCCGAGAGCACCGAAACCGTCGAGGTCGCTGAGAGCACCGAGGTCACTGAGAGCGCCGAGAGCGCCGAGAGCGCCGAGAGCGCCCGACGCGGGCTTGAGCTGCCCGGTTCGGTCAACCTGCGTGACGTCGGCGGCTACCGCGCCGCGGACGGGCGCCGGGTGCGCTGGCGCACGCTGCTGCGCTGCGGCGCGATGCACGCCCTGACCGACACCGCCCGGGCCCGGTTCGCCCAGCTCGGCCTGCGCTCGGTCGTCGACCTGCGGGAAGCCGGCGAGCGCGCGCAGGAACCGGACGCGCTGGGGCAGCTCCCGGCCCGCTCGGTCTGGGTACCGATCTACACGGTTCCCCCGGCGGACGCCGCCCCGACGGACGCCGCCTCCGCGACGGCCCAGGCCAACACGGCACAGGCAGCCGCCGCCACCCCGGGCGCCGCGGCCGCGGCCGGCGCCAACGCGGCGATGGACGTCCTGCGCGGCGCCGGCGCCGCCGTCAGCCTGCAGGCGATCTACGACTTCGCCGTGGACAACCGCGGCGACCGGCTCACCGCCGCGGTGCTCGCCCTGGCCGAACCCGGTGCGCTGCCCGGCATCGTGCACTGCAGCGCCGGCAAGGACCGGACGGGAATGGTCGTCGCGATGGTCCTCGACCTGTGCGGGGTGCCGGACGAGACCATCGCCGCCGACTTCGCGCTGACGGCCCGCTACCTGCGGGAGGAGGCGATCGCCGCGGTGCGGCAGCTGGCCGGGGCCGGCGCCGGCGCCGGCCCCGGCGACCTCCCGACGGACGTGATGGCCTGCCCGCCCCAGCTCATCCTCGACACGCTGGCGCGCATCCGGGCCCGGCACGGCGACGTCCGCGGCTACCTGCTGGCGCACGGCGCGACCCCGCAGGCCCTCGACCGCCTGGTCGAGGCACTGCTGACCGACGACAACCGGTGA
- a CDS encoding ABC transporter substrate-binding protein has product MARPRLSLAAAGIALVALTAGACATSSSPAASTTDAAGSTSTIPELSADQKVSIVFESYNLTSTGTWKPAIEGLLAEFQKEHPNITVRAQPPQGASQTDIVGSIKNQALAGNPPDVAQVTFNALSFAATSLGAQPIDTLVGKDAVQENFEGDHPFAESARTLGDVNGHTYAVPYVFSTPVLWYNANLFRQAGLDPDKPPTTWAEVKTAATAIREKTGKGGVLIDCLTKSAGDWCFQSLVLSNGGRVLSEDGTKLTFAESGAVGAVQMAADLVKAGVSPNLSQAQAFETFGRGDLGMLLETSAVQGLFIQQAQAGGWELRSAAEPGFGSKAAVPTNSGSGLTILSTDPAKQRAGWELIKFLTSDRAYTVISSKIGYLPLRPSLVDDPATLKDWADKNPLIKPNLEQLTRLKPWVSFPGDDYQQIGDLMMTAVESAVYGGKDAKSTLAEAQRQADDLLPTK; this is encoded by the coding sequence GTGGCCAGACCACGCCTGTCGCTCGCCGCGGCCGGCATCGCGCTCGTCGCGCTGACCGCCGGGGCCTGCGCGACGTCGTCCTCACCCGCCGCCTCGACGACGGACGCCGCCGGATCCACCAGCACGATTCCCGAGCTCTCCGCGGACCAGAAGGTCTCGATCGTCTTCGAGAGCTACAACCTGACGTCCACCGGCACCTGGAAGCCTGCGATCGAGGGCCTGCTCGCCGAGTTCCAGAAGGAACACCCCAACATCACGGTCAGGGCACAGCCGCCACAGGGCGCCAGCCAGACCGACATCGTCGGAAGCATCAAGAACCAGGCGCTTGCCGGCAATCCACCGGACGTCGCCCAGGTCACCTTCAACGCGCTCAGCTTCGCCGCCACCAGCCTGGGCGCCCAGCCCATCGACACGCTGGTCGGCAAGGACGCCGTCCAGGAGAACTTCGAGGGTGACCACCCCTTCGCCGAGTCCGCGCGCACGCTCGGTGACGTCAACGGGCACACCTACGCGGTTCCGTACGTCTTCTCCACCCCGGTGCTCTGGTACAACGCGAACCTGTTCCGGCAGGCCGGGCTCGACCCGGATAAGCCCCCGACGACCTGGGCCGAGGTGAAGACGGCGGCGACGGCCATCAGGGAGAAGACCGGCAAGGGCGGTGTACTGATCGACTGCCTGACGAAGTCCGCCGGTGACTGGTGCTTCCAGTCGCTGGTGCTCTCCAACGGCGGCCGGGTGCTCTCCGAGGACGGCACGAAGCTGACGTTCGCCGAGTCGGGGGCCGTCGGAGCCGTCCAGATGGCGGCCGACCTGGTCAAGGCGGGTGTGAGCCCGAACCTGTCGCAGGCGCAGGCGTTCGAGACGTTCGGTCGCGGTGACCTCGGCATGCTTCTGGAGACGAGCGCCGTCCAGGGACTGTTCATTCAGCAGGCCCAGGCCGGTGGCTGGGAGCTGCGGTCGGCGGCCGAGCCCGGCTTCGGCTCGAAGGCCGCGGTGCCGACGAACTCCGGCTCCGGCCTGACGATCCTCTCGACCGACCCGGCCAAGCAGCGGGCCGGCTGGGAGCTCATCAAGTTCCTCACCAGCGACCGTGCCTACACCGTGATCTCGTCGAAGATCGGCTACCTGCCGCTGCGGCCGAGCCTCGTCGACGACCCGGCCACGCTCAAGGACTGGGCCGACAAGAACCCCCTGATCAAGCCGAACCTCGAGCAGCTGACCCGGCTCAAGCCGTGGGTCTCCTTCCCCGGTGACGACTACCAGCAGATCGGCGACCTGATGATGACCGCGGTCGAAAGCGCGGTCTACGGCGGCAAGGACGCGAAGTCCACCCTGGCCGAGGCCCAGCGTCAGGCCGACGATCTCCTCCCAACAAAGTGA